The Raphanus sativus cultivar WK10039 chromosome 2, ASM80110v3, whole genome shotgun sequence genome includes a region encoding these proteins:
- the LOC108840064 gene encoding serine/arginine-rich splicing factor SR45a-like: protein MATESPLKERDSRSPSPRKQRSISRSRSRSMPRSRSRSRSLPRHISPSRTRGRSEVENPGTTLYVTGLSTRVTDKDLESHFSKEGKVSSCFLVIEPRTRESRGFAFVTMDTLKDADRCIKYLNQSVLEGRYITVERSRRKRPRTPTPGHYLGLKSSRDDERDGRSSRGRHYDRDDYRHRRSPRRDYSPRGGGGRRSPRREYSPRGGGRSSRRDRSYSPYGRRSPERRSERRY, encoded by the exons ATG GCAACAGAGTCTCCTCTAAAAGAAAG AGATTCTCGATCTCCTTCACCACGAAAACAACGGTCCATTTCTAGGTCCAGATCCAGATCCATGCCGAG GTCTAGGTCTAGGTCTAGATCTTTGCCAAGGCATATATCTCCATCAAGAACCCGTGGAAG GTCTGAAGTTGAAAACCCTGGTACCACTCTCTATGTGACTGGCCTATCCACAAGAGTCACCGACAAGGATCTTGAATCACATTTCTCCAAGGAAGGCAAG GTATCTTCTTGCTTTCTAGTAATAGAGCCGCGCACCCGCGAGTCTCGTGGTTTTGCCTTTGTTACAATGGATACCCTTAAGGACGCTGACCGGTGCATCAAGTATCTCAACCAGTCTGTACTTGAAGGCCGTTACATCACTGTCGAAAGG TCCCGAAGAAAGCGCCCCAGAACTCCCACCCCAGGCCACTATCTTGGCTTGAAAAGCTCCAGAGACGATG AGCGGGATGGCCGTAGCAGTCGAGGGAGGCACTATGATCGTGATGATTATAGGCACCGTAGGTCACCAAGACGTGACTATTCACCccgtggtggtggtggaaggAGGTCACCAAGACGTGAGTATTCACCTCGTGGTGGTGGAAGAAGTTCTAGAAGAGATCGATCTTACTCTCCGTATGGAAGAAGAAGCCCAGAGAGAAGGTCTGAGAGAAGGTATTAA
- the LOC108840487 gene encoding senescence-associated protein DIN1-like isoform X1, translating into MESTLNTAARIRSWSSVISPPLQVCESFKWKLPKATRRVVSVADRQNSNFRWRKVTTGRANVAAEAARVPTSVPVRVARELAQAGYKYLDVRTPDEFSIGHPCSAINVPYMYRVGSGMVKNPSFLRQVSSHFRKHDEIIIGCESGERSLMASTELLTAGFTGVTDIAGGYVAWTENELPVEE; encoded by the exons atggagtCTACTTTAAACACTGCCGCACGAATCAGGAGCTGGTCATCGGTCATATCTCCACCTCTACAAGTGTGTGAATCTTTCAAGTGGAAGCTACCAAAGGCAACAAGAAGAGTCGTCAGTGTTGCAGATCGTCAGAACTCAAACTTTCGATG GAGGAAAGTAACAACAGGCAGAGCAAATGTTGCGGCGGAAGCAGCTAGAGTTCCGACATCAGTACCGGTGAGAGTTGCGCGGGAGCTAGCTCAAGCAGGATACAAATATCTCGACGTGAGGACACCAGATGAGTTCAGTATCGGACATCCGTGTAGTGCTATTAACGTGCCTTACATGTACAGAGTCGGATCAG GAATGGTTAAGAACCCGAGTTTTCTAAGGCAGGTATCGTCTCATTTCAGGAAACACGACGAGATCATCATC GGTTGTGAGAGCGGAGAAAGATCTCTCATGGCTTCCACTGAACTTCTCACTGCT GGCTTCACCGGGGTTACAGACATTGCTGGAGGGTACGTTGCCTGGACAGAGAATGAACTACCAGTAGAAGagtga
- the LOC108840487 gene encoding senescence-associated protein DIN1-like isoform X2 → MESTLNTAARIRSWSSVISPPLQVCESFKWKLPKATRRVVSVADRQNSNFRWRKVTTGRANVAAEAARVPTSVPVRVARELAQAGYKYLDVRTPDEFSIGHPCSAINVPYMYRVGSGMVKNPSFLRQVSSHFRKHDEIIIGCESGERSLMASTELLTAVRLHRGYRHCWRVRCLDRE, encoded by the exons atggagtCTACTTTAAACACTGCCGCACGAATCAGGAGCTGGTCATCGGTCATATCTCCACCTCTACAAGTGTGTGAATCTTTCAAGTGGAAGCTACCAAAGGCAACAAGAAGAGTCGTCAGTGTTGCAGATCGTCAGAACTCAAACTTTCGATG GAGGAAAGTAACAACAGGCAGAGCAAATGTTGCGGCGGAAGCAGCTAGAGTTCCGACATCAGTACCGGTGAGAGTTGCGCGGGAGCTAGCTCAAGCAGGATACAAATATCTCGACGTGAGGACACCAGATGAGTTCAGTATCGGACATCCGTGTAGTGCTATTAACGTGCCTTACATGTACAGAGTCGGATCAG GAATGGTTAAGAACCCGAGTTTTCTAAGGCAGGTATCGTCTCATTTCAGGAAACACGACGAGATCATCATC GGTTGTGAGAGCGGAGAAAGATCTCTCATGGCTTCCACTGAACTTCTCACTGCTGTAA GGCTTCACCGGGGTTACAGACATTGCTGGAGGGTACGTTGCCTGGACAGAGAATGA
- the LOC130494701 gene encoding thiol-disulfide oxidoreductase LTO1-like isoform X3, translated as MMMARFIPVSSCQFCFGFRELPPSSSSLYPRRFEVSNRRFPIKCSSSEPEYGVDSSPSLSSSSSSSSSTSEVSINSSTYNWFTGLGGIGMLDTAYLTYLKLTGSDAFCPVGGGTCGDVLNSDYAVVFGVPLPVIGFAMYGLVTALSAQLGEDNLPFGISKTNGRFALFAITTTMASSSAYFLYILSTKLSGSSCLYCLVSAFLSFTLFFLTSKDVKLQKIQQVVGLQICLALIVVASLTASYSTAQPILSSTRDIELPYYSTEITTSSSPYAIALAKHLNSIGAKMYGAFWCSHCLEQKEMFGREAAKLLNYVECFPQGYKKGTKIFKACSDVGIEGFPTWMINGQMSQK; from the exons atgaTGATGGCGAGGTTTATCCCTGTGTCGTCTTGTCAGTTTTGTTTCGGCTTCCGTGAGCTTCctccttcttcgtcttctctttaTCCGAGACGTTTCGAG GTCTCTAACCGGAGATTCCCGATCAAATGCTCGTCGTCTGAGCCGGAATACGGTGTAGATTCTTCGCCGTCGCTGTCTTCCTCCTCATCATCGTCGTCGTCAACAAGTGAAGTATCTATTAACAGTTCGACGTACAACTGGTTCACCGGACTCGGCGGTATCGGGATGTTAGACACCGCGTATTTAACCTACCTGAAACTGACCGGCTCCGATGCATTTTGCCCCGTTGGTGGTGGTACTTGTGGCGATGTCTTGAACAGCGATTATGCCGTTGTTTTTG GTGTTCCTCTGCCAGTGATTGGGTTTGCTATGTATGGCTTAGTAACAGCTTTAAGTGCGCAGCTTGGGGAAGATAATTTACCCTTTGGAATCAGTAAGACTAATGGGCGTTTTGCGTTATTTGCGATCACTACTACAATGGCATCTTCTAGTGCGTACTTCCTGTATATCCTTAGCACGAAACTTTCGGGATCATCGTGCCTGTATTGTCTGGTGTCTGCTTTCCTATCGTTTACTCTATTTTTCCTCACTTCAAAG GATGTGAAGTTGCAAAAGATACAGCAAGTTGTTGGATTGCAGATATGCTTGGCACTCATTGTAGTTGCCTCCTTGACTGCTTCATATAGTACTGCTCAACCAATCCTTTCAAG CACACGTGACATTGAGCTGCCATATTATTCAACAGAGATCACTACATCATCGAGTCCATATGCTATTGCTTTAGCAAAACACCTAAACTCCATTGGAGCTAAAATGTATGGAGCATTCTGGTGTTCTCACTGCTTAGAGCAAAAAGAG ATGTTTGGAAGAGAAGCGGCAAAACTACTGAATTACGTGGAATGTTTTCCCCAAGGCTATAAGAAAGGAACTAAGATATTCAAGGCATGTTCAGATGTTGGGATCGAGGGATTCCCGACATGGATGATTAATGGTCAG ATGAGCCAAAAATAA
- the LOC130494701 gene encoding thiol-disulfide oxidoreductase LTO1-like isoform X1, with the protein MMMARFIPVSSCQFCFGFRELPPSSSSLYPRRFEVSNRRFPIKCSSSEPEYGVDSSPSLSSSSSSSSSTSEVSINSSTYNWFTGLGGIGMLDTAYLTYLKLTGSDAFCPVGGGTCGDVLNSDYAVVFGVPLPVIGFAMYGLVTALSAQLGEDNLPFGISKTNGRFALFAITTTMASSSAYFLYILSTKLSGSSCLYCLVSAFLSFTLFFLTSKDVKLQKIQQVVGLQICLALIVVASLTASYSTAQPILSSTRDIELPYYSTEITTSSSPYAIALAKHLNSIGAKMYGAFWCSHCLEQKEMFGREAAKLLNYVECFPQGYKKGTKIFKACSDVGIEGFPTWMINGQVLSGEVELAELAEMSGFSLDQMSQK; encoded by the exons atgaTGATGGCGAGGTTTATCCCTGTGTCGTCTTGTCAGTTTTGTTTCGGCTTCCGTGAGCTTCctccttcttcgtcttctctttaTCCGAGACGTTTCGAG GTCTCTAACCGGAGATTCCCGATCAAATGCTCGTCGTCTGAGCCGGAATACGGTGTAGATTCTTCGCCGTCGCTGTCTTCCTCCTCATCATCGTCGTCGTCAACAAGTGAAGTATCTATTAACAGTTCGACGTACAACTGGTTCACCGGACTCGGCGGTATCGGGATGTTAGACACCGCGTATTTAACCTACCTGAAACTGACCGGCTCCGATGCATTTTGCCCCGTTGGTGGTGGTACTTGTGGCGATGTCTTGAACAGCGATTATGCCGTTGTTTTTG GTGTTCCTCTGCCAGTGATTGGGTTTGCTATGTATGGCTTAGTAACAGCTTTAAGTGCGCAGCTTGGGGAAGATAATTTACCCTTTGGAATCAGTAAGACTAATGGGCGTTTTGCGTTATTTGCGATCACTACTACAATGGCATCTTCTAGTGCGTACTTCCTGTATATCCTTAGCACGAAACTTTCGGGATCATCGTGCCTGTATTGTCTGGTGTCTGCTTTCCTATCGTTTACTCTATTTTTCCTCACTTCAAAG GATGTGAAGTTGCAAAAGATACAGCAAGTTGTTGGATTGCAGATATGCTTGGCACTCATTGTAGTTGCCTCCTTGACTGCTTCATATAGTACTGCTCAACCAATCCTTTCAAG CACACGTGACATTGAGCTGCCATATTATTCAACAGAGATCACTACATCATCGAGTCCATATGCTATTGCTTTAGCAAAACACCTAAACTCCATTGGAGCTAAAATGTATGGAGCATTCTGGTGTTCTCACTGCTTAGAGCAAAAAGAG ATGTTTGGAAGAGAAGCGGCAAAACTACTGAATTACGTGGAATGTTTTCCCCAAGGCTATAAGAAAGGAACTAAGATATTCAAGGCATGTTCAGATGTTGGGATCGAGGGATTCCCGACATGGATGATTAATGGTCAG GTCTTAAGCGGAGAAGTAGAACTCGCTGAACTAGCGGAGATGTCTGGATTCAGCCTTGATCAG ATGAGCCAAAAATAA
- the LOC130494701 gene encoding thiol-disulfide oxidoreductase LTO1-like isoform X2, with translation MMMARFIPVSSCQFCFGFRELPPSSSSLYPRRFEVSNRRFPIKCSSSEPEYGVDSSPSLSSSSSSSSSTSEVSINSSTYNWFTGLGGIGMLDTAYLTYLKLTGSDAFCPVGGGTCGDVLNSDYAVVFGVPLPVIGFAMYGLVTALSAQLGEDNLPFGISKTNGRFALFAITTTMASSSAYFLYILSTKLSGSSCLYCLVSAFLSFTLFFLTSKDVKLQKIQQVVGLQICLALIVVASLTASYSTAQPILSSTRDIELPYYSTEITTSSSPYAIALAKHLNSIGAKMYGAFWCSHCLEQKEMFGREAAKLLNYVECFPQGYKKGTKIFKACSDVGIEGFPTWMINGQVLSGEVELAELAEMSGFSLDQAK, from the exons atgaTGATGGCGAGGTTTATCCCTGTGTCGTCTTGTCAGTTTTGTTTCGGCTTCCGTGAGCTTCctccttcttcgtcttctctttaTCCGAGACGTTTCGAG GTCTCTAACCGGAGATTCCCGATCAAATGCTCGTCGTCTGAGCCGGAATACGGTGTAGATTCTTCGCCGTCGCTGTCTTCCTCCTCATCATCGTCGTCGTCAACAAGTGAAGTATCTATTAACAGTTCGACGTACAACTGGTTCACCGGACTCGGCGGTATCGGGATGTTAGACACCGCGTATTTAACCTACCTGAAACTGACCGGCTCCGATGCATTTTGCCCCGTTGGTGGTGGTACTTGTGGCGATGTCTTGAACAGCGATTATGCCGTTGTTTTTG GTGTTCCTCTGCCAGTGATTGGGTTTGCTATGTATGGCTTAGTAACAGCTTTAAGTGCGCAGCTTGGGGAAGATAATTTACCCTTTGGAATCAGTAAGACTAATGGGCGTTTTGCGTTATTTGCGATCACTACTACAATGGCATCTTCTAGTGCGTACTTCCTGTATATCCTTAGCACGAAACTTTCGGGATCATCGTGCCTGTATTGTCTGGTGTCTGCTTTCCTATCGTTTACTCTATTTTTCCTCACTTCAAAG GATGTGAAGTTGCAAAAGATACAGCAAGTTGTTGGATTGCAGATATGCTTGGCACTCATTGTAGTTGCCTCCTTGACTGCTTCATATAGTACTGCTCAACCAATCCTTTCAAG CACACGTGACATTGAGCTGCCATATTATTCAACAGAGATCACTACATCATCGAGTCCATATGCTATTGCTTTAGCAAAACACCTAAACTCCATTGGAGCTAAAATGTATGGAGCATTCTGGTGTTCTCACTGCTTAGAGCAAAAAGAG ATGTTTGGAAGAGAAGCGGCAAAACTACTGAATTACGTGGAATGTTTTCCCCAAGGCTATAAGAAAGGAACTAAGATATTCAAGGCATGTTCAGATGTTGGGATCGAGGGATTCCCGACATGGATGATTAATGGTCAG GTCTTAAGCGGAGAAGTAGAACTCGCTGAACTAGCGGAGATGTCTGGATTCAGCCTTGATCAGGCAAAATGA
- the LOC130508285 gene encoding uncharacterized protein LOC130508285 yields MTTTQISEIEQEQLIEKLEIFKIHGRDKRGRKILRIIGKFFPARFLSLDVLNKYLEEKIFPRLGRKPFAVLYVHTGVQRSENFPGISALRAIYDAIPVNVRDNLQEVYFLHPGLQSRLFLATCGRFLFSGGLYGKLRYISRVDYLWEHVRRNEIEMPEFVYDHDDDLEYRPMMDYGQESDHARVYAGAAAVDSSVSSFSMRCIS; encoded by the exons ATGACCACCACTCAGATTTCGGAGATTGAGCAAGAACAGCTTATCGAGAAGCTTGAGATCTTCAAGATCCATGGCAGAGACAAACGTGGCCGTAAGATCCTTCGGATCATCGGCAAATTCTTTCCAG CTCGATTTCTGTCACTGGATGTGTTAAACAAGTATCTAGAGGAGAAGATCTTTCCTCGACTAGGGAGAAAACCGTTCGCCGTGCTCTACGTTCACACCGGCGTGCAGAGGAGCGAGAATTTCCCGGGAATCTCAGCTCTACGAGCAATCTACGACGCGATTCCCGTTAACGTCAGAGACAATCTCCAGGAGGTTTACTTCCTCCACCCAGGTCTCCAGTCACGTCTCTTCCTCGCCACTTGCGGCCGATTCCTCTTCTCCGGAGG GTTGTACGGGAAGCTAAGGTACATAAGCAGAGTTGACTACTTGTGGGAACACGTGAGGAGGAACGAGATAGAGATGCCGGAGTTTGTGTACGACCACGACGACGATCTAGAGTACCGTCCGATGATGGATTACGGTCAAGAGAGCGATCACGCTAGGGTTTACGCCGGAGCAGCCGCCGTAGATTCATCAGTCTCCAGTTTCTCCATGAGGTGTATCTCTTAg
- the LOC108842431 gene encoding LOW QUALITY PROTEIN: serine/arginine-rich splicing factor SR45a (The sequence of the model RefSeq protein was modified relative to this genomic sequence to represent the inferred CDS: deleted 1 base in 1 codon) has protein sequence MATESPLKERDSRSPSPRKQRSLSRSRSRSMPRSRSRSRSLPRARSRSKSRSLPRARSRSRSRSLPRHISPSRTRGRSEVENPGTTLYVTGLSTRVTDKDLESHFSKEGKVSSCFLVIEPRTRESRGFAFVTMDTLKDADRCIKYLNQSVLEGRYITVERQNKTKKRYCVKLVLTTTIRDDDTSSLPNIIKSTHSLIIPNVHIQLINYIASTLSTNQRTLSSINNYCFMYFVLSSVSKKASQNSHPRPLSWLEKLQRQW, from the exons ATG GCAACAGAGTCTCCTCTAAAAGAAAG AGATTCACGATCTCCTTCACCACGAAAACAACGGTCCCTTTCTAGGTCCAGATCCAGATCCATGCCGAGGTCCAGGTCCAGGTCTAGATCTTTGCCAAGGGCTAGGTCTAGGTCTAAGTCTAGATCTTTGCCAAGGGCTAGGTCTAGGTCTAGGTCTAGATCTTTGCCAAGGCATATATCTCCATCAAGAACCCGTGGAAG GTCTGAAGTTGAAAACCCTGGTACCACTCTCTATGTGACTGGCCTATCCACAAGAGTCACTGACAAGGATCTTGAATCACATTTCTCCAAGGAAGGCAAG GTATCTTCTTGCTTC CTAGTAATAGAGCCGCGCACCCGCGAGTCTCGTGGTTTTGCCTTTGTTACAATGGATACCCTTAAGGACGCTGACCGGTGCATCAAGTATCTCAACCAATCTGTACTTGAAGGCCGTTATATCACTGTCGAAAGG caaaacaaaacaaaaaaaagatattgcGTCAAGCTAGTGTTGACAACAACAATCAGAGATGATGATACTTCATCCTTACCCAACATCATTAAGTCAACACACAGCTTGATCATTCCAAATGTTCACATCCAACTAATCAACTATATTGCTTCAACTCTCTCAACTAATCAAAGGACATTATCAAGTATCAACAACTATT GTTTTATGTACTTTGTCTTATCTTCAGTCTCGAAGAAAGCGTCCCAGAACTCCCACCCCAGGCCACTATCTTGGCTTGAAAAGCTCCAGAGACAGTGGTAA
- the LOC108840278 gene encoding senescence-associated protein DIN1 isoform X1, with product MESTLNTTARIGSWSSVISPPLQVCESFKWKLPKATRRVVSVADGQNSNFRWRKVTTGRANVAAEASRVPTSVPVRVARELAQAGYKYLDVRTPDEFSIGHPCSAINVPYMYRVGSGMVKNPSFLRQVSSHFRKHDEIIIGCESGERSLMASTELLTAGFTGVTDIAGGYVAWTENELPVEE from the exons atggaGTCTACTTTAAACACTACCGCACGAATCGGGAGCTGGTCATCGGTTATATCTCCACCTCTACAAGTGTGTGAATCTTTCAAGTGGAAGCTACCAAAGGCAACAAGAAGAGTCGTCAGTGTTGCAGATGGTCAGAACTCAAACTTCCGATG gaGGAAAGTAACAACAGGCAGAGCAAATGTTGCGGCGGAAGCATCTAGAGTTCCGACATCAGTACCGGTGAGAGTTGCGCGTGAGCTTGCTCAAGCAGGATACAAATATCTCGACGTGAGGACACCGGACGAGTTCAGCATCGGACATCCGTGTAGTGCTATTAACGTGCCTTACATGTACAGAGTCGGATCAG GAATGGTTAAGAACCCGAGTTTTCTAAGGCAGGTATCGTCTCATTTCAGGAAACACGACGAGATCATCATC GGTTGTGAGAGCGGGGAAAGATCTCTCATGGCTTCCACTGAACTTCTCACTGCT GGCTTCACCGGGGTTACAGACATTGCTGGAGGGTACGTAGCCTGGACAGAGAATGAACTACCAGTAGAAGagtga
- the LOC108840278 gene encoding senescence-associated protein DIN1 isoform X2, with the protein MESTLNTTARIGSWSSVISPPLQVCESFKWKLPKATRRVVSVADGQNSNFRWRKVTTGRANVAAEASRVPTSVPVRVARELAQAGYKYLDVRTPDEFSIGHPCSAINVPYMYRVGSGMVKNPSFLRQVSSHFRKHDEIIIGCESGERSLMASTELLTAVRLHRGYRHCWRVRSLDRE; encoded by the exons atggaGTCTACTTTAAACACTACCGCACGAATCGGGAGCTGGTCATCGGTTATATCTCCACCTCTACAAGTGTGTGAATCTTTCAAGTGGAAGCTACCAAAGGCAACAAGAAGAGTCGTCAGTGTTGCAGATGGTCAGAACTCAAACTTCCGATG gaGGAAAGTAACAACAGGCAGAGCAAATGTTGCGGCGGAAGCATCTAGAGTTCCGACATCAGTACCGGTGAGAGTTGCGCGTGAGCTTGCTCAAGCAGGATACAAATATCTCGACGTGAGGACACCGGACGAGTTCAGCATCGGACATCCGTGTAGTGCTATTAACGTGCCTTACATGTACAGAGTCGGATCAG GAATGGTTAAGAACCCGAGTTTTCTAAGGCAGGTATCGTCTCATTTCAGGAAACACGACGAGATCATCATC GGTTGTGAGAGCGGGGAAAGATCTCTCATGGCTTCCACTGAACTTCTCACTGCTGTAA GGCTTCACCGGGGTTACAGACATTGCTGGAGGGTACGTAGCCTGGACAGAGAATGA